The proteins below are encoded in one region of Gadus macrocephalus chromosome 14, ASM3116895v1:
- the LOC132471974 gene encoding protocadherin-20, with amino-acid sequence MFQRRGPSPSRTGLILGWCILLLFSSPFCCVAHFSQAKELFYSIREGVPMGAFIGAIGQDLKLDFTADPPFQFNLPQQKHSGQYVRLDNTTGDLYTSATELDRETLCPDGPTPQGCVLSLDVFVLPQQYFQLVKVKISVEDVNDNRPRFPVEEICVSIPENTPVNARFAVEQSAVDPDLHFNSVQTYWLVNDFGVFTLDVEENEGGELTPFLIVTEALDREMQAEYITDIIAEDGGTPPLLGTATLKIIITDVNDNCPRFTKLLINVTLQGNTSKGAHLARLHAFDPDLGANAQISYVYSERVPRETQRLFHLDQMSGLIKLAGKFNSETSKFYKLTVLAKGPGCIPTVATVNIHIHKVITAPPAVVPRYIAAERNGVVTMKESEPAFSPIAFFTVKNTDTSQKLDCHLEGFGPFRLTPYQQLQNEYLLETTKDLDYEETQEYELTVVTKGTSGGAVIKTFLKVHVLDENDNAPVFKQSFVEISVEENNPPNTFLFQLQATDLDSGAHGEVVYLLGGDAPGFFSVDRDTGVLSVTTALDREERETYRFMVRAVDQGTPRKESIATVLIRVEDRNDNTPRFINKDFTFFVPENFPGFGEIGVLSVTDADAGENGWVALSILNGSDVFVIDTGRGALRARTPLDREQQGTYELWVEAVDGGKPALSCATMVTVLLLDVNDNPPVVLFPQSNQSYMLVLPDTLPGTPVTEVYAVDRDTGMNAVIAYSIIKRKGAEPGSFVIDPETGNITLQRELSNRGLYSLLVRVSDHGQPEPLHATIMVNLFVNETVSNESYIQSLLTNEAEVVEVEERPWYVGQLTDRPRPFELFPCQPVLIALSVTCLGLLLVVIALASYICCRRIREHGGDGQEEVETPLNMNGGSVQLGDRKIRQMANI; translated from the exons ATGTTCCAGCGCAGAGGCCCCAGCCCAAGCAGAACAGGATTAATACTG GGTTGGTGCATCTTGCTGCTTTTCTCCAGCCCTTTCTGCTGCGTTGCACATTTCAGCCAAGCCAAAGAGCTCTTCTACTCCATAAGGGAGGGAGTTCCAATGGGGGCCTTCATTGGGGCTATCGGACAAGACTTGAAGTTGGATTTTACTGCAGACCCTCCCTTTCAGTTCAATCTGCCTCAGCAGAAGCACAGTGGACAATACGTGAGACTCGACAACACCACCGGGGATCTGTACACCTCCGCCACTGAGCTCGACCGAGAGACCCTGTGCCCGGACGGGCCCACGCCCCAGGGATGCGTCCTGTCTCTGGACGTGTTTGTGCTGCCCCAGCAGTACTTCCAGCTGGTCAAAGTCAAGATATCTGTTGAAGACGTGAACGACAACAGGCCCCGGTTCCCTGTGGAAGAGATATGTGTGTCCATCCCGGAGAACACACCGGTCAACGCACGCTTTGCGGTGGAGCAGTCGGCCGTGGACCCTGACTTGCACTTCAACAGCGTCCAGACCTACTGGCTGGTGAATGACTTTGGTGTGTTCACCCTGGATGTGGAGGAGAACGAGGGAGGGGAGCTCACCCCTTTCCTCATCGTCACGGAGGCGCTGGACCGCGAGATGCAGGCTGAGTACATAACGGATATCATTGCTGAGGATGGGGGTACCCCTCCCCTCCTGGGGACAGCCACCCTGAAGATAATCATTACTGACGTCAACGACAACTGCCCGCGGTTTACAAAGTTGTTAATAAATGTCACGCTCCAAGGGAATACCTCCAAAGGGGCGCATTTGGCTCGCTTGCATGCGTTTGACCCCGACCTGGGTGCTAATGCCCAAATCAGCTACGTTTACAGCGAGCGAGTGCCAAGAGAGACCCAGCGCTTGTTTCATTTGGACCAAATGTCGGGCTTGATCAAGCTAGCTGGGAAATTCAACTCGGAAACAAGCAAGTTCTACAAACTCACCGTGCTGGCCAAAGGGCCCGGCTGCATACCCACCGTTGCTACCGTGAATATACACATTCACAAAGTAATAACGGCCCCACCAGCTGTGGTACCACGGTACATTGCTGCCGAAAGGAACGGAGTCGTCACCATGAAGGAATCTGAGCCAGCATTCTCCCCGATCGCATTCTTCACCGTAAAGAACACAGACACCAGCCAAAAGTTGGACTGCCATCTAGAAGGGTTTGGCCCGTTCAGGCTAACGCCATACCAGCAGTTGCAGAACGAATACCTCCTTGAGACCACGAAAGACTTAGACTACGAAGAGACGCAGGAGTATGAGCTCACCGTGGTGACTAAGGGCACTAGCGGGGGGGCAGTCATAAAGACCTTCCTCAAGGTACACGTGCTGGACGAGAACGACAACGCTCCCGTATTCAAACAGTCTTTTGTGGAAATATCGGTGGAGGAGAACAACCCTCCAAACACATTTCTGTTCCAGCTCCAAGCCACGGACCTGGACAGTGGCGCCCACGGGGAGGTCGTCTACCTTCTTGGGGGTGACGCCCCGGGTTTTTTCTCCGTGGACCGCGACACCGGTGTGCTGTCAGTGACCACAGCCCTCGAccgtgaggagagggagacgtaCCGCTTCATGGTGAGAGCGGTGGACCAGGGAACTCCCAGGAAGGAGTCCATCGCCACCGTTCTGATCCGAGTTGAGGACCGCAACGACAATACGCCACGTTTCATCAACAAGGACTTCACCTTCTTCGTGCCCGAAAACTTTCCGGGATTCGGCGAGATCGGAGTCCTGTCTGTGACAGACGCAGATGCTGGCGAAAATGGCTGGGTGGCGCTGTCCATCCTCAATGGCAGCGACGTGTTTGTGATTGACACCGGCCGCGGTGCACTCCGAGCCAGGACGCCGCTGGACCGCGAGCAGCAGGGGACGTACGAGCTGTGGGTGGAGGCGGTCGACGGCGGCAAACCGGCTCTGTCCTGCGCCACCATGGTCACCGTGCTCCTTCTGGATGTTAACGACAACCCGCCAGTTGTTCTGTTCCCCCAGTCCAACCAATCGTATATGCTGGTGCTCCCCGACACGCTGCCGGGGACGCCCGTCACAGAGGTGTACGCCGTGGACAGGGACACGGGGATGAACGCCGTCATCGCCTACAGCATCATCAAGAGGAAAGGGGCTGAGCCAGGGTCGTTCGTCATTGACCCAGAGACGGGGAACATCACACTTCAACGGGAGCTGAGCAACCGCGGCCTTTACAGCCTACTGGTTCGGGTAAGTGACCACGGACAGCCTGAGCCACTGCACGCCACCATCATGGTCAACCTGTTCGTCAACGAGACGGTCAGCAACGAGAGCTACATTCAGAGCCTACTTACCAACGAGGCGGAggttgtggaggtggaggagaggcctTGGTATGTTGGGCAGCTGACGGACAGGCCACGGCCATTCGAGCTGTTCCCATGCCAACCGGTCCTCATTGCGTTGTCGGTGACCTGTCTGGGGCTACTGTTGGTTGTGATCGCGCTTGCTTCCTACATCTGCTGCCGTAGGATCAGGGAACATGGTGGGGATGGACAGGAGGAGGTTGAGACCCCTTTAAATATGAATGGAGGCTCAGTGCAGCTCGGGGACCGAAAGATCAGACAGATGGCCAACATCTGA